The proteins below are encoded in one region of Solea senegalensis isolate Sse05_10M unplaced genomic scaffold, IFAPA_SoseM_1 scf7180000014119, whole genome shotgun sequence:
- the LOC122760876 gene encoding beta-1,3-N-acetylglucosaminyltransferase manic fringe-like: MKRRWIRRRLLVLIFTFFIILYVDFQLNTSNPPKLSAPHGPPSPIQQTPSPADDAQKPATHSISSTGGHLTTEDAPVIIQPRVRQEEIFIAVKTTGRFHKTRLALLLETWISRTKAHTFIFTDVEDADLTSEGYNMVVTGCQSDHSQQALSCKMSAEYDGFMASDKRWFCHVDDDNYVNLGALLALLSAFPQQSDIYVGKPSLDKPITAHELLEGNATVPSLGVDSKVPYYRHMNLAVYSQKVYKRRSFNHLEQGFFFPCPVCIRP, encoded by the exons ATGAAGAGGAGATGGATTCGCCGCAGGCTGCTTGTCTTAATCTTCAccttcttcatcatcctctACGTGGATTTTCAATTAAACACCAGCAACCCACCCAAACTCAGTGCGCCCCACGGTCCACCCTCGCCCATCCAGCAGACTCCGTCCCCGGCTGACGACGCTCAGAAGCCGGCCAcacacagcatcagcagcaccgGTGGACACCTGACCACCGAGGACGCACCAGTCATTATTCAGCCCAGAGTGAGACAGGAGGAGATCTTCATCGCTGTGAAGACCACGGGCAGATTCCACAAGACGCGTCTTGCGCTCCTTTTGGAGACGTGGATCTCCAGAACCAAGGCGCAC acGTTCATTTTCACAGACGTGGAGGATGCTGACCTGACTTCAGAAG GTTACAACATGGTGGTCACAGGCTGTCAGTCAGATCACAGCCAGCAGGCTCTGTCTTGCAAGATGTCTGCCGAGTACGACGGCTTCATGGCCTCGGACAAGAG GTGGTTTTGCCACGTGGACGATGACAACTACGTGAACCTGGGAGCCCTGCTCGCTCTGCTCTCAGCCTTCCCCCAACAGAGTGACATCTACGTGGGCAAACCGAGCCTGGACAAGCCCATCACTGCTCATGAACTTCTGGAGGGCAACGCAACGGTACCGTCCCTTGGTGTTGATTCAAAGGTCCCATATTATCGCCATATGAACCTCGCGGTTTACTCGCAAAAGGTTTATAAAAGAAGAAGCTTCAACCACTTagaacagggtttttttttcccctgtcccGTTTGCATAAGGCCCTGA